The Campylobacter concisus genome has a window encoding:
- a CDS encoding flagellar export protein FliJ produces the protein MDKVEAKLAVARLNVRNFEENLARLRAKLGEFVLPKSGNIGELKENLELINIIRQELNACKESLEIANKEVLHYEHKYKNANLEYEKMKYLEKEEFKKEIKRIQKAEVLALDEFAVMKFVTKSEQ, from the coding sequence ATGGACAAGGTAGAGGCCAAGCTCGCCGTTGCCAGGCTTAATGTGAGAAATTTTGAAGAAAATTTAGCACGTTTAAGAGCTAAACTTGGCGAGTTTGTTTTGCCAAAAAGTGGCAATATAGGTGAGCTAAAAGAAAATTTAGAGCTGATAAATATAATAAGGCAGGAGCTAAATGCTTGCAAAGAGAGCCTTGAAATAGCTAACAAAGAAGTTTTACACTACGAGCATAAATATAAAAATGCAAATTTAGAGTACGAAAAGATGAAATATCTAGAAAAAGAAGAGTTCAAAAAAGAGATAAAACGCATACAAAAGGCCGAAGTACTTGCACTTGACGAGTTTGCTGTGATGAAATTTGTTACTAAAAGTGAGCAGTGA
- a CDS encoding adenylosuccinate synthase has protein sequence MRKADLVVGVQWGDEGKGKIVDMLGLNYDMICRSQGGHNAGHTIWVDGVRYALHLVPSGILHKNIINIIGNGVVVCPEVLITEMAQFENLEGRLYISDKAHLNLSYHSQIDQAKERLKGEKAIGTTGKGIGPTYADKISRSGHRVGELLEPERLCDALMHDFETNKCVFDALGVKIPNENELLEELKRYKEVLAPFIANTTNLVWKALDENKKVLLEGAQGTLLDIDHGTYPYVTSSNTISAGACTGLGLNPKEIGEVIGVIKAYTTRVGFGPFPTEDKGTSGDKMCDIGKEFGTTTGRRRRCGWFDAVSVKYASRLDGVDTYALMKLDVLDGFEVVKICKAYQYNGETIDYMPTDLENATPIYEELAGWDSVKGISKYEDLPANARAYIERIEALTGVKIGYISTSPERSDTIIR, from the coding sequence ATGAGAAAGGCTGATTTAGTAGTTGGAGTTCAATGGGGTGATGAGGGCAAAGGCAAGATAGTTGATATGCTAGGACTAAACTATGACATGATCTGTCGCTCACAAGGCGGCCATAATGCCGGCCATACGATCTGGGTTGATGGCGTTAGATACGCGCTTCACCTTGTTCCAAGCGGAATTTTGCATAAAAATATCATAAATATTATTGGCAATGGTGTTGTTGTTTGCCCAGAAGTATTAATCACTGAAATGGCACAGTTTGAAAATTTGGAGGGAAGGCTTTATATTAGCGATAAAGCACATTTAAATCTAAGCTACCATAGCCAAATCGATCAAGCAAAAGAGAGACTAAAAGGTGAAAAAGCAATCGGTACGACTGGAAAAGGTATCGGACCAACTTATGCTGATAAAATAAGTAGAAGTGGCCACAGAGTAGGCGAACTACTTGAGCCAGAGCGTTTGTGTGATGCTTTGATGCATGATTTTGAGACAAACAAATGCGTATTTGACGCACTTGGTGTAAAAATTCCTAATGAAAATGAATTACTTGAAGAGCTAAAAAGATATAAAGAGGTTTTAGCTCCATTTATCGCAAATACTACAAACCTAGTGTGGAAGGCACTTGATGAAAATAAAAAGGTATTACTTGAAGGCGCTCAGGGCACGCTTTTAGATATCGACCATGGCACATATCCATACGTAACTAGCTCAAATACTATAAGTGCAGGTGCTTGTACAGGTCTTGGACTAAATCCAAAAGAAATCGGTGAAGTAATAGGCGTCATAAAGGCCTATACGACTCGTGTTGGCTTTGGTCCTTTCCCAACAGAAGATAAAGGTACGAGTGGCGATAAGATGTGTGATATCGGTAAGGAATTTGGCACAACAACAGGCCGCCGCAGACGTTGTGGCTGGTTTGATGCTGTGAGTGTAAAATATGCTTCAAGGCTTGACGGTGTCGATACTTATGCGCTTATGAAGCTTGATGTACTTGATGGATTTGAAGTGGTAAAAATTTGCAAAGCTTATCAATATAATGGTGAAACTATCGATTATATGCCAACAGATCTTGAAAATGCAACTCCTATTTACGAGGAACTTGCGGGTTGGGATAGTGTAAAAGGTATAAGCAAATATGAAGATTTGCCAGCAAACGCAAGAGCTTATATTGAGAGAATAGAAGCGCTAACTGGCGTAAAGATCGGCTATATCTCAACAAGCCCTGAAAGAAGCGATACAATCATTAGATGA
- a CDS encoding NAD(P)H-dependent oxidoreductase, giving the protein MNYLEILKFRHACKIFDENKKIGAGEFDFILEAGRLSPSSTGLEQWDILVVQNKELREKIKALSWNQAQITSCSHLVVVLAKIKEVKFGSTYVNKMIARNTNKDPEAIAARQKFYHDFLLANFKNDDELTFQWSHEQCMIIATNMMNAAASLGIDSCPIEGFDRHALNELLGLDESFQRVAIMVPFGYRLNPQPKKLRREISDIVTWIY; this is encoded by the coding sequence ATGAATTATCTTGAAATTTTAAAATTTCGTCACGCGTGCAAAATTTTTGATGAGAACAAAAAGATCGGTGCTGGAGAGTTTGATTTTATACTAGAGGCTGGTAGGTTAAGTCCCAGCTCAACCGGTCTTGAGCAGTGGGATATCTTAGTCGTTCAAAATAAAGAGCTTAGAGAAAAAATAAAAGCTCTTTCATGGAATCAAGCGCAAATCACATCTTGCTCGCATTTAGTTGTCGTTTTAGCTAAGATCAAAGAGGTGAAATTTGGAAGCACATACGTTAATAAAATGATCGCTAGAAATACCAATAAAGATCCTGAAGCCATTGCTGCAAGGCAAAAATTTTATCATGACTTTTTGCTAGCAAATTTTAAAAATGATGATGAGCTAACATTTCAGTGGTCACATGAGCAGTGCATGATAATTGCCACAAATATGATGAATGCAGCTGCAAGTTTGGGCATTGATAGTTGCCCGATAGAAGGCTTTGATAGACATGCTTTAAATGAACTTTTGGGGCTTGATGAGAGCTTTCAAAGAGTGGCCATCATGGTGCCATTTGGCTACCGCCTAAATCCACAACCAAAAAAACTTCGCAGAGAAATTTCTGATATCGTTACTTGGATCTATTAA
- a CDS encoding ATP phosphoribosyltransferase regulatory subunit, which yields MNENALNVYEHEIPNGSKLYFASSAKLKRQIEQKASEILENEGFSEIVTPFFSYHQHLSVDATNLLRFSDSLNHEISLRADSTVDTVRIVLRRLKANESKRWFYIQPVFRYPSQEIYQIGAELIGENDVLKSINIVAKLLNELKMDTFLQVSNIQIPRVVCEILSMPIEIFENGQMEKILSQNVPWLSALALLKSVDELDEVIKISPSKLKEPLENLRNLASALEYKNLRIVPLYYSKMRYYDSLFFRFLRNNSIIASGGSYEIDGKINSGFAVYTDALIEEKINLRK from the coding sequence ATGAATGAAAATGCTTTAAATGTTTATGAGCATGAAATCCCAAATGGAAGCAAGCTGTACTTTGCCAGTAGTGCAAAGCTAAAGAGGCAGATCGAGCAAAAAGCTAGTGAAATTTTAGAAAATGAAGGCTTTAGCGAGATCGTAACGCCATTTTTCTCATATCACCAGCATTTAAGTGTAGATGCGACAAATCTTTTGCGTTTTAGCGATAGCCTAAATCACGAAATAAGTCTAAGAGCCGATAGCACGGTAGATACTGTAAGGATCGTGCTTAGAAGGCTAAAAGCAAACGAATCAAAAAGATGGTTTTATATCCAGCCGGTCTTTCGCTATCCAAGCCAAGAAATTTATCAAATCGGAGCCGAGCTAATCGGTGAAAATGATGTTTTAAAAAGCATAAATATCGTAGCAAAGCTTCTTAATGAGCTAAAAATGGATACATTTTTGCAAGTGAGCAATATACAAATTCCAAGAGTGGTTTGTGAAATTTTAAGCATGCCTATTGAAATTTTTGAAAATGGACAAATGGAGAAAATTTTATCTCAAAATGTTCCATGGCTAAGCGCTCTTGCTCTTTTAAAGTCAGTTGATGAACTGGATGAAGTGATTAAAATTTCTCCAAGCAAACTAAAAGAACCGCTTGAAAATTTGAGAAATTTAGCCAGTGCTTTAGAATATAAAAATTTAAGAATAGTTCCGCTATATTACTCGAAAATGAGATACTACGATAGTTTATTTTTTAGATTTTTAAGAAATAACAGCATAATAGCAAGTGGCGGCAGCTACGAAATAGACGGAAAAATAAATAGTGGTTTTGCTGTTTATACGGACGCGTTGATAGAAGAAAAAATTAATTTAAGGAAGTAA
- the selD gene encoding selenide, water dikinase SelD gives MIYYDKKLTQFVRAAGUAAKLDPSGLNKTISSLNLSHPNLLSSTNSNEDASVFKISSDLALVQTLDFITPVVNDPFIYGQIAAANSLSDVFAMGGEVINALNIVGFDSCNLAPEILGEILQGGADKVKECGGIIVGGHTIETQQMYYGLSVTGRVHPDKFWANNTAINGNVLILTKSLGSGILSTAIKADLLSMEQIKEAATIMAQLNFYALKALDGIKVYGATDVTGFGFLGHLSEMLNEKISFEIYEKNVPIIASAKEFADMGIIPEGSYKNREFAKHFVDKEADILLFDAQTSGGLLLAVGEKDAMLAVKRLKEVGYESSAIVGSAVSKSEFGIFLR, from the coding sequence ATGATCTATTACGACAAAAAGCTTACGCAGTTCGTTAGAGCCGCTGGTTGAGCTGCTAAGCTTGACCCGTCGGGTCTAAACAAAACGATTAGTAGTTTAAATTTATCTCATCCAAATCTGCTCTCAAGCACCAATTCTAATGAGGATGCGAGTGTCTTTAAAATTTCAAGTGATCTTGCACTTGTTCAAACGCTTGACTTTATAACGCCTGTGGTAAATGATCCATTTATCTACGGTCAAATCGCTGCTGCAAATAGCCTAAGCGACGTCTTTGCAATGGGTGGTGAGGTGATAAATGCTCTAAATATCGTAGGCTTTGATAGTTGTAACTTGGCGCCTGAAATTTTAGGCGAAATTTTACAAGGTGGAGCCGATAAAGTAAAAGAGTGTGGCGGTATAATCGTTGGCGGGCATACGATTGAGACACAGCAGATGTATTATGGGCTTAGCGTCACTGGAAGGGTGCATCCTGATAAATTTTGGGCAAATAATACAGCCATAAATGGCAATGTTTTGATACTTACAAAGTCCCTTGGAAGCGGCATTTTAAGCACAGCAATAAAGGCTGATTTATTAAGCATGGAGCAGATAAAAGAGGCTGCAACTATCATGGCACAGCTAAATTTTTATGCATTAAAGGCACTTGATGGCATCAAAGTCTACGGTGCCACTGATGTGACTGGATTTGGCTTTTTGGGGCATTTAAGCGAAATGTTAAATGAAAAGATTAGTTTTGAAATTTATGAAAAAAACGTGCCAATCATTGCAAGTGCAAAGGAATTTGCAGATATGGGCATAATTCCAGAGGGAAGCTATAAAAACCGCGAATTTGCAAAGCATTTTGTAGACAAAGAAGCTGATATTTTGCTATTTGACGCACAAACTTCAGGTGGGCTTTTGCTCGCAGTTGGTGAAAAGGACGCGATGCTTGCAGTAAAACGCTTAAAAGAAGTAGGCTATGAAAGTTCAGCTATTGTTGGCTCCGCGGTGTCAAAGAGCGAGTTTGGTATATTTTTAAGATAA
- a CDS encoding diguanylate cyclase domain-containing protein has product MLEKQKTSLQIVKMFYTKSILLLLSFIFLALFVVCAGTNDIKYDLSSTNSNIKSSISNSFFIIKNDLFLKSKMVEASLSDMLFDKNSTKNDLYIAFYVFDKNRNLLYSKRFLGADDIAEKDLSWLSLNEADAGKFTVSDRVYKNNRFRDIYASYGLKNGGSILVQIDIKFLQSYATVDYDEKSKTYAYLVDKYGNLSRDEFYKKFDESMFLPYVSLGDEFKEDKIIFSLSHMSFYLISYMPEYKIFVITASTKHFHIFMQFVLFWLSIFCFISSLILWVRDVKFIKNRIMPALKEVRDTLDGNEYEIRRSLNVTEFEDIKNGINKLKIEAKKATDGLEEYKSRFGYIFEQSFLKIVVYDAYSGDIIDASNAFLSSVGYTKDEIIELNLNDLIDDDFALFMQMKQDAQNSDMSFKIKLKTKDGGTKEGFLQESQIELRDSRLNFMLIHELDDGKFTKKDNEAINDYSFLSPNVIAEALSSDPFSIVRSTQNIDSVFKVPQDKRLINLKNLISPESLDEFAVNVSNESKKFFENGGKNSEINLVANMQTNENNKTPFKIKVKFIDNGADKERKIIYFFNDLSDIAKLQEKYDAELKYFQSILWASQALVFSWDKKSDTLYIPNAIAKSLGYALNGDMSINFERAKTIFVDEFVSFKDFFDLIKKGEVYDGEVRFYRADKEIIYVRIRAKAVAFYDGEVSVIKGTMQDLSVQNSFFSYQDLLAKIFSYAKEQIIMLDDEFRIIDANDAFFDTLNISRDKNFIEKIYSKDIINFKNGLKDIKDEILNSLKITGFWQGLIHDVRSKNRLEVISISKLLNAFGDQEGYILLASSANDDCYNKEYLEFIAYHDTLTGLPNRFLLFNKLENLLKQAKKSLKVAAFYVDFDNFKSINDGYGHQVGDKILIEISKKIDEIFPKQGIFARIGGDEFIGAMPYENLGEIYETAENILRVGQSKISIDDDEKKLSVSIGISLSSDALSVDDLIERADWAMYQAKLNGKNKYYVFNSKKDTYFKNEYRDDSKIIEAIDAGEMFLLYQPEIDIKSGEVSSFEAFIRWKNGDKILRPSDFLPLAKGSKAVVAIALFTLKDALKARAVWLKEGINAKVRVNLCIKKLMTSEFFEKFKKLLEDEQLDANGLIIDIVDSASGVNLDDVVRYIDAYKELGVSFSLDDFASYSGSVEALGMLKTNRFNIDKRFCKQIFDSVEALKTIRMIKYVSDTFNFDVMIKNLEDKSMLEIFVGFGFSRFQGRLFAPELSLDDVLKFRFALSSPLNVRNFQDDENYNMLCKIVGAKELMIRLINLLKCDEKVSEKLKIEIANQVDNIRTINEKLAEILDTILVKIDKENVINLANEAILLCDNDLNLSGANK; this is encoded by the coding sequence GTGCTTGAGAAACAAAAAACCAGCCTTCAAATAGTAAAAATGTTTTATACAAAGTCTATTTTACTTTTACTCTCATTTATATTTTTAGCATTATTTGTAGTTTGTGCTGGTACGAACGATATAAAGTATGATCTTAGCTCAACTAATTCAAATATAAAATCATCAATCTCAAATAGCTTTTTTATAATAAAAAACGATCTATTTTTAAAATCAAAAATGGTTGAAGCAAGTCTTAGCGATATGCTATTTGATAAAAATTCAACAAAAAACGATCTTTATATAGCTTTTTATGTTTTTGATAAAAATAGAAATTTGCTCTATTCAAAGAGATTTTTAGGTGCTGATGACATAGCCGAAAAGGATTTATCTTGGCTTAGTTTAAACGAGGCAGATGCTGGGAAATTTACAGTATCAGATCGTGTCTATAAAAATAATCGTTTTAGAGATATTTATGCATCTTATGGACTAAAAAATGGAGGCAGCATTTTAGTTCAAATTGATATAAAATTTTTGCAAAGCTACGCTACTGTAGATTACGATGAGAAAAGCAAAACTTATGCTTATCTGGTAGATAAATATGGAAATTTATCAAGAGATGAGTTTTATAAAAAATTTGATGAATCGATGTTTTTGCCTTATGTGAGTCTTGGCGACGAGTTTAAAGAGGATAAAATAATATTTTCTTTAAGCCATATGAGCTTTTATCTCATAAGCTATATGCCAGAGTATAAAATTTTTGTTATTACCGCTTCAACGAAGCATTTTCATATCTTTATGCAGTTTGTGTTATTTTGGCTATCGATCTTTTGTTTTATATCTTCTTTGATTTTATGGGTTAGAGATGTGAAATTTATAAAAAATAGAATAATGCCAGCTTTAAAAGAGGTAAGAGATACTTTAGATGGCAATGAATATGAGATAAGACGAAGCCTTAATGTAACAGAATTTGAAGATATAAAAAATGGAATAAACAAGCTAAAGATAGAAGCCAAAAAAGCAACTGATGGACTAGAAGAATACAAAAGTAGATTTGGCTATATTTTTGAGCAAAGCTTTTTGAAAATAGTAGTTTATGATGCTTATAGCGGCGATATTATTGATGCTAGTAATGCATTTTTATCTTCTGTTGGCTACACAAAAGATGAGATTATAGAGCTAAATTTAAATGATTTAATAGATGACGATTTTGCATTGTTTATGCAAATGAAACAAGATGCTCAAAATAGCGATATGAGTTTTAAAATCAAGCTAAAAACAAAAGATGGCGGTACTAAAGAGGGATTTTTGCAAGAGTCGCAGATCGAACTAAGGGATTCTAGGCTAAATTTTATGCTTATACACGAGCTTGACGATGGAAAATTTACGAAAAAGGATAACGAAGCAATAAATGATTATTCGTTTTTATCGCCAAATGTAATAGCAGAAGCATTAAGTAGCGATCCATTTTCTATCGTAAGAAGTACGCAAAATATCGATAGTGTCTTTAAAGTCCCACAAGATAAGAGGCTTATAAATTTAAAAAATCTAATAAGTCCTGAAAGTTTAGATGAGTTTGCTGTAAATGTTTCTAATGAATCTAAAAAATTCTTTGAAAATGGCGGTAAAAATAGTGAAATCAATCTCGTAGCCAATATGCAAACAAATGAAAATAACAAAACACCATTTAAGATAAAAGTAAAATTTATAGATAATGGTGCTGATAAAGAGCGAAAGATCATCTACTTTTTTAATGACTTAAGTGATATAGCAAAGTTGCAAGAAAAATATGATGCTGAATTAAAATATTTTCAAAGCATACTTTGGGCAAGCCAAGCGCTTGTCTTTTCATGGGATAAAAAAAGCGACACCCTTTATATCCCAAATGCTATCGCCAAGTCGCTCGGATATGCATTAAATGGAGATATGAGTATAAATTTTGAACGTGCAAAAACTATATTTGTAGATGAATTTGTAAGCTTTAAGGACTTTTTTGACCTTATAAAAAAAGGTGAAGTATATGATGGCGAAGTGCGTTTTTATAGGGCTGATAAAGAGATTATTTATGTAAGGATTAGAGCAAAAGCAGTAGCTTTTTATGATGGTGAAGTAAGCGTTATAAAGGGCACAATGCAAGATCTTAGTGTGCAAAATAGCTTTTTTTCTTATCAAGACCTTTTAGCAAAAATTTTCTCATACGCAAAAGAGCAAATTATTATGCTTGATGATGAGTTTAGGATCATAGATGCTAATGACGCTTTTTTCGATACGCTTAACATTTCTAGAGATAAAAATTTTATAGAGAAAATTTACTCAAAAGATATAATTAATTTTAAAAACGGACTAAAAGATATTAAAGATGAAATTTTAAATTCACTTAAAATAACTGGCTTTTGGCAAGGTCTTATTCATGATGTTCGAAGCAAAAATAGACTCGAAGTTATAAGCATAAGTAAGCTTTTAAACGCGTTTGGCGATCAAGAGGGATATATATTACTAGCTTCAAGCGCAAATGATGATTGCTACAATAAAGAGTATCTCGAATTTATCGCGTATCATGATACGCTGACTGGACTACCAAATAGATTTTTACTTTTTAATAAGCTAGAAAATCTGCTAAAACAAGCGAAAAAAAGCTTAAAAGTAGCAGCCTTTTATGTTGATTTTGATAATTTTAAATCGATAAATGACGGATACGGACATCAAGTAGGCGATAAAATCCTAATAGAAATTTCAAAAAAAATAGATGAAATTTTTCCAAAACAAGGAATATTTGCAAGAATAGGCGGAGACGAGTTTATAGGTGCTATGCCTTATGAAAATTTGGGAGAGATTTACGAAACTGCTGAAAACATCTTAAGAGTGGGTCAGAGTAAAATTTCTATTGATGATGATGAAAAAAAACTTAGCGTAAGTATTGGTATTAGCTTAAGTAGCGATGCACTTAGTGTTGATGATCTAATTGAAAGAGCTGATTGGGCTATGTATCAAGCAAAGCTTAATGGAAAAAATAAATATTATGTATTTAATTCGAAAAAAGATACATACTTTAAAAATGAATATAGAGATGACTCAAAGATCATTGAAGCTATCGATGCTGGCGAGATGTTCTTGCTTTATCAGCCTGAGATTGATATAAAAAGTGGGGAAGTTAGTAGCTTTGAGGCATTTATTAGATGGAAAAATGGCGATAAGATATTAAGGCCATCAGACTTCTTACCGCTTGCAAAAGGCTCAAAAGCAGTTGTTGCTATCGCATTATTTACACTAAAAGATGCTTTAAAAGCTAGGGCTGTGTGGCTAAAAGAGGGGATAAATGCAAAAGTTAGAGTAAATTTGTGCATTAAAAAGCTAATGACTTCTGAGTTCTTTGAGAAATTTAAAAAGCTTTTAGAAGATGAGCAGCTAGACGCTAATGGGCTAATCATAGATATCGTTGACTCTGCAAGTGGCGTAAATTTAGATGATGTTGTTAGATATATTGATGCTTATAAGGAGCTAGGTGTTAGCTTTTCGCTTGATGATTTTGCGTCTTATTCAGGCTCGGTAGAAGCTTTAGGTATGTTAAAAACAAACAGATTCAATATAGATAAAAGATTTTGCAAACAGATTTTTGATTCAGTAGAAGCACTAAAGACCATACGCATGATAAAGTATGTATCAGATACATTTAATTTTGATGTCATGATAAAAAATTTAGAAGATAAAAGCATGCTTGAAATTTTTGTTGGATTTGGCTTTAGTAGATTTCAAGGACGGCTTTTTGCGCCAGAGCTTAGCCTGGATGATGTGCTCAAATTTAGATTTGCTCTATCATCTCCGCTAAATGTAAGAAATTTTCAAGATGATGAGAACTACAATATGCTTTGCAAAATAGTAGGTGCAAAAGAGCTTATGATTCGTTTGATAAATTTACTTAAATGCGATGAAAAAGTAAGCGAAAAATTAAAAATCGAAATAGCAAATCAAGTAGATAATATCAGAACAATAAATGAAAAATTAGCTGAAATTTTAGATACGATCCTTGTAAAAATAGACAAAGAGAACGTAATAAATTTAGCTAATGAGGCAATTTTGTTATGCGATAATGATCTAAATTTGAGTGGAGCAAATAAATAA
- a CDS encoding MotE family protein, with translation MRGFLLFFVILNFAFCYEVPVDCTQIFEARKEEISKELEIIDEQRQALEAFRASSAAAYEENNKKLAKKEADLNATMKLIEQKRKEIDEVVAKNEKILKELRTMTSDKVNESYSKMKDGAAAEVLSKMPRSNAATILYALDAKKISTIMAKMDPKVASEITTLLQKGPPFADEKGDMPTPAGSINIQ, from the coding sequence ATGAGAGGGTTTTTATTATTTTTTGTGATCCTAAATTTTGCATTTTGCTACGAAGTGCCTGTTGACTGCACTCAAATTTTTGAAGCTAGAAAAGAAGAAATTTCAAAAGAACTTGAGATTATAGATGAGCAGCGTCAGGCACTAGAGGCTTTTCGTGCAAGCTCGGCAGCAGCTTATGAAGAAAATAATAAAAAGCTCGCCAAAAAAGAGGCCGATCTAAATGCGACAATGAAACTAATTGAGCAAAAACGTAAAGAGATCGATGAAGTAGTCGCTAAAAATGAGAAAATTTTAAAAGAACTTCGCACAATGACTAGTGATAAAGTCAATGAGTCGTATTCTAAGATGAAAGATGGCGCGGCAGCTGAGGTGCTATCTAAAATGCCTAGATCAAACGCAGCTACTATACTTTATGCTCTTGATGCCAAAAAGATATCAACCATCATGGCGAAAATGGATCCAAAAGTAGCATCTGAGATCACCACTTTGCTTCAAAAAGGACCACCATTTGCTGATGAAAAAGGCGATATGCCAACTCCAGCCGGTAGCATAAATATACAGTAA